From the genome of Candidatus Methylomirabilota bacterium:
GTGAGCGATGGCACGACACGCCCATCTTCCGGCGCGAGCAGCTGCCTCCCGGCGCCAGCCTGGCCGGCCCCGCCATCGTGGAGCAGCTGGACGCCACGACGGTCATCGAACCCGGCGATCGCGCCCGGGTGGACACGTGGGACAATCTCGAGATCACCGTGAGGAGCGCGTGATGGATGCCATCGACCCGGTCACCCTCGTCGTCGTCCAGAACGGGCTGCAGCAGGTGGCCAGCGAGATGGATCTCACCTTCGAGCGGGCCGCCTTCTCGCCGGTCATCTCCGAGGCTTTCGACCGGTCCGACGGCATCTACGACCGGGACACCGGGGACGTCATCGCCCAGGGCGAGCTGGGGCTGCCGATCTTCGTCGGGGTCATGCAGTTCACCACCCGGGCCGTCATCGAGCGGGCCCGCGACGTCGTCCCCGGCGACGTGTTCCTGGTCAACGATCCGTACTGCGGCGGCACCCACCTCATGGACGTCAAGATGGTGAAGCCGTTCTTCTACCGGGGACGTCACTGGGCCTGGCTGGCCAACACCGGCCACTGGCCGGACACCGGCGGCGCCGTCCCCGGCGGCTTCTCGACGCGGGCCACCGAGGTGCAGCAGGAAGGGTTGCGCCTGCCGCCGGTCAAGCTCTTCCGCGCGGGCGTCCTGGACGACGATATCTTGCAGATCGTGCTGGCCAACATCCGCGTGCCCGAGGAGCGCATCGGCGACATCAAGGCCCAGGTGGCCGGGCTCAATGTCGGCGAGCGGCGGCTCACCGCGCTGCTCGACCGCTACGGCGCCGACACCGTCGCCGCCTGCATCAAGGAGCTGCGCCGGCGCTCCGAGCAGATGATGCGGACCCACATCGCCAAGATCCCCGACGGCGTCTACGCCGGCGAGGCCTTCGTGGACTCGGACGGAGTCGATCCCGATCCGCTGGCCATCCGTCTCACCGTCCGCAAGGAAGGCACCGATCTGCACTTCGACTTCTCGGAGTCGAGCCCTGCCTGCCGCGGTCCCCTCAACAGCGTCATCGCCACCACGAAGGCGGCGGTGTACCTGGCCATCAAGCACATCTTCCCGGACGTGCCCATCAACGCCGGCTGCTTCGAGCCGCTCAAGATCGCCGACCCGCACGGCACCTTCCTCTACGCCCGCTACCCGCGGCCCGTCTCGGGCTGCGCCGCCGAGGTCAGCTCCCGCATCGCCGAGAGCGTCTTCACCGCGCTGGCCCGGGCGATCCCCGACGACCTCTTCGCGGCGCCGGCCGGCACCAGCGGCAACCTCACGCTGGGCGGCTACGATCCGCTGAAAGAGCGGCACTACATCATGTACGTGTTCTCGGGTGGCGGCTACGGGGGCAGCGCCGGGGACGACGGCCTCACCAACGGCTGCTCCACCATCGGCATCTCCAAGACCCAGCCGGTCGAGGTGCTGGAGCAGCACTACCCGATCCTCTTCGAGCGGTACGCGCTGCGGGAGCGCTCGGGCGGCGCCGGCCGGACCCGCGGAGGCTTCGGCGTCGATTACACGGTGCGCCTCAGACGGGGTGAGGCGCTGCTGTCGTTCCTCATGGATCACGGGCGCTTCGGCCCGCCCGGGCTCTTCGGCGGCGCGGACGGCGCCCGCAACGAGGTCGTGGTCGAGCGCCAGGGCACGTCCTACCGCTCCCCGCACTGGTCCAAGGACGAGGACATCCGCGTGGTCGCCGGCGACGCCGTCCACGTCCGCACGCCCGGCGGTGGCGGCTACGGCGACCCGCGCACCCGCGACGCCGAGCTCGTCCGGCGCGACGTGGTGCGCGGCTACGTCACCGTCGAGGACGCCGCGCGCGACTACGGCGTGATCCTCACCGGCGAGCCTCTGGCGGTGGACGGCGCGGCGACCGCACGCCTGCGCAGGAACGACAGGAGGACACATGGGTAAGGTCGTCACGTTCGCAGATCTGTCGTATCGCGAGAGCAGCCCCGGGGTGCGGCGCGCTCCCATCACCGGCGCCGAGATGAAGGAGATGGCAGCGGAGGTGATCCGCCTGGGGCCGGGAGCTAGTCTGACCGAATCCGTGCCGGCCGGCGCCGACCGCTATCTGTTCACGCTGTCCGCCGGCGTGACGGTCACCGGCCACGGCGCCTCGCACACCATGGCCGAGGAGGCGTTCGCCACGATCCAGGAGGGCACCCGGTACACGGTCGGCAATCCGTACGGGGCCGAAGCCACGCTGATCGGTGTGCTCGCGCCACCGCCGGGCAGCCCGGCCGGGCGCGCCGGATTCGCAGGCGGCCTCACGACCGCGGCCCGGGCGACGACCCCTGCCCACGACGTACCCGCCGAGAAGAAACGCCGCATCTATTTCGTCGGCCGGGAGGCCGTACGCTCGGAGCGCGCCCACGCCATGGTCGTGGAGTACGTGCGCGACACGGTGACCGGGCTGCACATGCATCCCAACGCCGAGAGCATGTTCGTCCTGCTCTCGGGCAAGACGCGCTTCACCGTCAACGGCCAGGACGTCGTCGTCGGCCGCGGCCAGGCCACCGTCTTTCCCATGGGGGACCGGCACGGGCTGCGGGTCGCCGAGGGCGACGGCGTCAGCTTCCTGGAGTTCCACATCCCGGCCGCCTACACGACCGTCCGGGGCTGACCCCCGACCATGAAGTTCGGGTGGATGACCCTGTCGCTGTCGCCGTCGGCCGACGACGATCTGGCCTGCGTGCATCAGCAGCTCGAGCAGGGCGCGCTCGCCGAGGCCATGGGCTTCGACTACCTCTGGCTCACCGAGCACAACTTCACCGGCGAGTGCGCCTACGCCGACCCCATTCCGTTCGCCGGCGCGCTGGCCGCGCGGACGTCCCGGGCCCGACTGGGCTTCGCCGTCATCCAGATGGCGCTCCACCACCCCGTGCGCCTGGCCGTCCAGCTGGCCGTGCTCGACAACTTGAGCCGCGGCCGCCTGGAGGTCGGCATCGGGCGCGGGTCCAGCTACAACGAGTACGAGTACGTCGGCTTCGGCCTGCGCAG
Proteins encoded in this window:
- a CDS encoding hydantoinase B/oxoprolinase family protein; amino-acid sequence: MDAIDPVTLVVVQNGLQQVASEMDLTFERAAFSPVISEAFDRSDGIYDRDTGDVIAQGELGLPIFVGVMQFTTRAVIERARDVVPGDVFLVNDPYCGGTHLMDVKMVKPFFYRGRHWAWLANTGHWPDTGGAVPGGFSTRATEVQQEGLRLPPVKLFRAGVLDDDILQIVLANIRVPEERIGDIKAQVAGLNVGERRLTALLDRYGADTVAACIKELRRRSEQMMRTHIAKIPDGVYAGEAFVDSDGVDPDPLAIRLTVRKEGTDLHFDFSESSPACRGPLNSVIATTKAAVYLAIKHIFPDVPINAGCFEPLKIADPHGTFLYARYPRPVSGCAAEVSSRIAESVFTALARAIPDDLFAAPAGTSGNLTLGGYDPLKERHYIMYVFSGGGYGGSAGDDGLTNGCSTIGISKTQPVEVLEQHYPILFERYALRERSGGAGRTRGGFGVDYTVRLRRGEALLSFLMDHGRFGPPGLFGGADGARNEVVVERQGTSYRSPHWSKDEDIRVVAGDAVHVRTPGGGGYGDPRTRDAELVRRDVVRGYVTVEDAARDYGVILTGEPLAVDGAATARLRRNDRRTHG
- a CDS encoding cupin domain-containing protein encodes the protein MGKVVTFADLSYRESSPGVRRAPITGAEMKEMAAEVIRLGPGASLTESVPAGADRYLFTLSAGVTVTGHGASHTMAEEAFATIQEGTRYTVGNPYGAEATLIGVLAPPPGSPAGRAGFAGGLTTAARATTPAHDVPAEKKRRIYFVGREAVRSERAHAMVVEYVRDTVTGLHMHPNAESMFVLLSGKTRFTVNGQDVVVGRGQATVFPMGDRHGLRVAEGDGVSFLEFHIPAAYTTVRG